A genome region from Anastrepha ludens isolate Willacy chromosome 3, idAnaLude1.1, whole genome shotgun sequence includes the following:
- the LOC128858961 gene encoding protein maelstrom 1 produces MRKNKKPNGFLTFTNEWKSKYGKRMTLSQATEEAGKIWISMSMEERSPYNERAKQERSKLKSAPPKLTCTGKPLDQVEKDLQVADQWNVQMKRNIEMVVRNSVNNDQLKTQSYFFVMVNYFVKSLRGDIYVPAEISVAEYSLQEGVCRKYHTLINPGRDLYGLQFDAQDHADRTHKLPLPPNALGEENLGLIYNHVLDFVRDPETGDYPPIYTHRDSIPIVKSVLDFLKNSSSTNVELKVYSIQYLFFILKEATAKEGDVRSPKCHYITDACFDRDFYEYQTDIACNKHEEMDKSKYCTQSCVTRWGYIFSDFMCGDVAISVVEGRHKPIRTDVDHSGNNNPAPPSTCFDTESQISGNSESTYATRPFSENRVCYDDHKTFMSAHSSAIGTSTNNNQTNDFPYLGARKKTSKITSLSPPRSSRWNTEGFDGRTLDLDLCDGGNPWSIRSRDVPREPDTSHFDINYTRDETTDNDRPGTSSGYGRGRMRMNHSATSNTTAGSGRGRLWRNPDYCN; encoded by the exons atgaggaaaaataaaaagccgAATGGTTTTCTTACGTTCACTAATGAATGGAAGTCAAAGTATGGTAAAAGGATGACTTTGAGCCAAGCTACGGAAGAAGCAGGCAAAATTTGGATT TCGATGAGTATGGAAGAACGCAGCCCTTATAATGAGCGCGCTAAACAAGAAAGATCTAAATTAAAATCTGCACCACCGAAGCTAACCTGCACAGGGAAACCCTTAGATCAAGTGGAAAAAGATTTACAAGTGGCAGATCAATGGAATGTTCAGATGAAAAGAAATATAGAGATGGTGGTGCGCAATAGTGTCAATAATGACC aacTTAAAACGcagtcatatttttttgtaatggtTAATTATTTTGTGAAATCGCTCAGGGGTGATATCTATGTACCAGCCGAAATATCTGTTGCTGAATATTCATTGCAGGAGGGCGTTTGCCGGAAATATCATACGTTAATAAATCCTG GTCGCGACTTGTACGGTCTGCAGTTTGATGCGCAAGATCATGCGGACCGCACCCACAAGCTTCCGTTGCCACCAAATGCTTTGGGTGAAGAGAATTTGGGTCTGATTTATAATCATGTATTGGACTTTGTACGCGACCCAGAAACTGGAGATTATCCACCCATTTATACACATCGTGATTCAATACCAATTGTTAAGTCTGTATTGGACTTCCTCAAAAATTCCAGTTCAACTAATGTTGAATTGAAGGTATATTCCATACAATACCTTTTCTTTATACTCAAGGAAGCTACAGCAAAAGAGGGCGACGTACGAAGCCCAAAATGTCACTACATAACTGATGCTTGCTTTGACCGTGATTTTTACGAATATCAAACCGATATTGCCTGCAAT AAACATGAAGAGATGGACAAAAGTAAATATTGTACACAATCGTGTGTAACCCGCTGGGGATACATTTTCTCGGATTTCATGTGTGGTGACGTCGCTATCTCTGTGGTAGAAGGACGGCACAAACCGATTCGTACGGATGTAGACCACAGTGGCAATAACAATCCGGCACCACCGAGTACTTGCTTCGATACTGAATCACAAATTTCTGGAAATAGCGAAAGCACATACGCCACCAGGCCATTTTCAGAGAACAGAGTTTGTTATGATGACCACAAAACATTTATGTCGGCACATTCAAGTGCTATCGGTACCTCTACGAACAATAACCAGACCAATGACTTTCCGTATTTGGGAGCtagaaagaaaacttcaaaaattacttcactttcgCCACCAAGAAGCAGTCGCTGGAACACGGAAGGTTTTGATGGCAGAACACTTGATCTTGATTTGTGCGACGGTGGGAATCCGTGGTCAATACGTTCGCGTGATGTGCCACGCGAACCAGATACATCGCACTTCGATATCAATTACACTCGCGACGAAACAACCGACAATGATAGGCCTGGAACTTCCAGTGGTTATGGACGTGGAAGAATGCGTATGAATCATTCTGCCACTAGCAATACAACTGCAGGCTCGGGACGTGGCAGGCTATGGCGAAATCCCGACTACTGCAATTGA